A stretch of Deinococcus ruber DNA encodes these proteins:
- a CDS encoding transposase — MTASKHVYTAEFKEEAVCLVISSKKSCAEIARNLGIQPYLVVRWKQHHEQQTAAGRFQFTGRGVAALSEQEARFKKLERELEMTRQERDILDKVSLGQCQLPTLAG, encoded by the coding sequence ATGACAGCCAGCAAACACGTGTATACCGCCGAGTTCAAAGAAGAAGCTGTCTGCCTGGTGATCAGTAGCAAGAAGAGTTGCGCGGAGATTGCCCGAAATCTGGGCATCCAGCCGTATCTGGTGGTGCGCTGGAAGCAGCACCACGAGCAGCAAACTGCGGCAGGACGCTTCCAATTCACCGGACGCGGGGTCGCGGCACTGAGTGAACAGGAAGCGCGGTTCAAGAAGCTCGAACGCGAACTCGAGATGACCCGTCAGGAACGGGATATTCTAGATAAGGTTTCGCTGGGACAATGTCAACTCCCCACGCTCGCTGGTTGA